GTCCAGCGCGGCGGTGGACGCGTTGCCCATGCCCGTGGAGCGCGCACTGTGGGTGTCGATCTGGAAGCCCGCGGCCTGGCTGGCACCAGCGGCGAGCAGCGTCACAAGGGAGAGCGTCTTCTTCATGGTGTGCATGTCGTCTTGCCGGGCCCTGTCGGCGCCGTCACGGTTCCAGTGGTGCCGAAGCGGGGTGTCCAGGCGTCGCGGCGGGAGAGCGTACATCCGTACGGGCGCGAGTCACCCGTGATTGCACGACTATAGGCGGAAGGGGCTGCCGCTTGCAGCCGGTGACTCCGTCCCAGGAGCGGGCACGTCGCCTTCTTCCGGCACCGCTTCCTCCGCCCGTACTCCCTGTGTCGGCTGCCGGGCGTGTCTCGGAAGTGGGATGGCGTCGAGGAGCGTCCGGGCTTCCTCCCAGGCCACGCAGGGCAGGACGGTCTGCGCCCCCGCGACGGCCACCTGGACATGGCCGATTCCGTAGCCCCGCTCGAGCGGCCCCTGGACGGCCTTCACCGACTGGATGCGCGAGCGGTGCAGCACCGTGGTGCGCCTGCGCCAGAAGCCCAGGCGGACGACGATGTGCGTGTCCGTGACGAGCCAGCCCTGGAAGCGCCAGTCGAACCAGGCGCCCACGAGCTGCAGCGGGAGCATCGCCCAGGCGAGCAGTCCCCAGGGCCAGAGGAACACCGTCGCCGGAATGGCCACCAGGACGCTGAGCACCACGGCGCGGATCCGCGCGCGCAGGAGCGCCTTGGGGTGGGCGGGGCGCAGGGGCAGGTCCTCCAGCGCGGCCGGCAGTCCGGGGATGAGCCGCCGCACGAGCTCCTCCAGGCGGGCGGTGGGGACCACGGGCACCACCAGCTCGGCGCGCTCGGCGGGCTCGCGGCCGGCACGGACGCCGGCGGTCTCCACCTCCACGGAGCCGAAGCCGAGCCCCCGGCGCAGCAGGGGCTCGTCCAGCACCACCTGCTGGATGCGCTCGCGTCGCACCGTCACCTGGCGCCGGGTGATGAGGCCGCCGGCGGCCCGGAAGTGCGTCCCGGTGTCGACGAGGCGGAAGCCATGGAAGCGGAGGATGGCGAGGACGACGTTGACCAGCCAGATGGCGAGCAGCCCGGCGACTCCGGCCAGGACGGCGGAGAGCCAGCCCATGCCGGGGCGGGCCAGGGCCTCCCAGCGCGCCTGCATCCAGGGCAGCAGCAGCTGGTGGAAGGCCTCCATCAGCTCGCCGATGCCGCCCATCACCACGGCGAGCACGCCCAGGCCGGTGGCCGTCGCGCCGTAGCGGAGCAGGTCGCCCAGCCGCATCTGGGCCAGCACCTCTCCCTGGGGCGCGCCCGTGGCGCTCACCGGCGCGAGCGCGGGGGCGTTCCGTCCCCGCGCCGAGTGCAGCGCGTCGATGAGGGCCTGGGCGTCCTGGGGCG
The Pyxidicoccus xibeiensis DNA segment above includes these coding regions:
- a CDS encoding PH domain-containing protein, translated to MSSESPAASPPAPDEVPWKSLSPRAPLAALFPILGLVARPLLGAILPMFFVRERGLPLFVWGIILLVMAVSVAALLYDVATLRYRMVGSQLEIRSGLFSKTSRFIDAARVQNTEVLQPFVSKLLGLVELKVETASGQKAEGHLRGLTPQDAQALIDALHSARGRNAPALAPVSATGAPQGEVLAQMRLGDLLRYGATATGLGVLAVVMGGIGELMEAFHQLLLPWMQARWEALARPGMGWLSAVLAGVAGLLAIWLVNVVLAILRFHGFRLVDTGTHFRAAGGLITRRQVTVRRERIQQVVLDEPLLRRGLGFGSVEVETAGVRAGREPAERAELVVPVVPTARLEELVRRLIPGLPAALEDLPLRPAHPKALLRARIRAVVLSVLVAIPATVFLWPWGLLAWAMLPLQLVGAWFDWRFQGWLVTDTHIVVRLGFWRRRTTVLHRSRIQSVKAVQGPLERGYGIGHVQVAVAGAQTVLPCVAWEEARTLLDAIPLPRHARQPTQGVRAEEAVPEEGDVPAPGTESPAASGSPFRL